The genomic interval CGCTCGGCTGGGGATCAGATCGTGACTCGCCATCGTGCCTCGCTTCCTCCGCGGATCCAGCCGCAATGCCCGGGCCGGCATCAAGCGCCGACCCGACGGTCTACTCTAGCCCGAAGTGCTCATCGGCACCGGGCGGCCTCTCGCCATGCCAGCGAGCACCAAGGCCCCGCGTGCTACAGTTCGAAAGGATCGAAGTCGTCGCCGCCAGCCCGGGCCGCGGCGAGTGAGGTGGCCGCGCGATGTACAACGAGTTCTACGGATTTCGCGAAGCGCCCTTCAACATCACCCCCGACCCACGTTTTCTGTTCTTCAGCGATCGCCATCGCGAAGCCTACAATCACCTGTTGTTCGGAATTCGCGAGCGCAAGGGATTCATTCAGCTCACCGGCGAGGTCGGTGCCGGCAAGACGACCCTCTGTCGTGCCCTCCTCGAGGAGCTCGGGCCGTCCTTCCGCACCGCCCTGGTGCTCAATCCGGTGATGACCAGCAACCAGCTGCTGCGCACCATCCTGCGCGAGCTCGGCATGCCGGTGGGTCGCATCGATCGCGTCGCCTGCCTCGAAGCCCTCAATAGCTTCCTCCTCGAGCAGGTGGCGAGCGGCCACGATGTCGTCTTGATCATCGACGAAGCCCAGGACCTCAGCCGCGAGCTGCTCGAGCAGATCCGCCTGCTGTCGAATCTCGAAACCGACCAACGCAAGCTGCTGCAGATCGTACTGATCGGCCAACCGGAGCTGCGCGAGGTGCTCGACGACCGCCGCCTACGGCAGCTCCGCCAACGCATCACGGTGCGCTACCACCTGTCGCCCCTCAACCTGGAGGAGACCGGCGAGTACATCCGCTACCGGGTCCATATCGCCGGCGGCAACTCGCGTGCGACCTTCAGCCGTTGGGCCCTGCGGCGGGTGCATCGCTACTCCCGGGGCATTCCGCGGCTGATCAACGCCGTCTGCGACAAGACCCTGCTGTGCGGATACGTCACCGGTCAGGACCACCTGCGCTGGCGTCACGTCGGCCGGGCCGTCCGTGAGCTCGAAGGAAAGCCCTCATGAGCCTGATCAACGAGGCCCTCAAGAAGGCCAAGGTCGACGCCGCCCGCCGCGATGCCCTCGAGAGCGGCCGGCCCTACCCGATCGTCACCGAGGCGCGCCAGGCGCGCCCGTGGCTGTGGGCTCTGGTCGGCGCCGGCGCCCTCGCCGCCGCCTTCCTGCTGGTCGCCCTTGGCGCCCGCCTCGCTTCCTCCGAGAGGACCACCGAGGCCGCGGCCGATGCCCCAGCGCCGGCGGCCGCGCCGGCCGAACCGACCTTCTCCGCAAGCGCCCCACCGGCTGCGACCGGCGCACCGGTCGCAGCCCCTGCCGCGGGCGCCCCGCCGGCCGGCGCAACCCCCGCACCACCGAGCCGCCGCTCGACCCGCAGCCAGCCGCCGCCGGCGGTCGACCAGGCGCCCGCCAGCGATCCTCGCGCCGACTCGACCCCGGCGCCAAACCAGAACCAGCCGCCGGTAGCTTCCCGACCGCAAGAGCTGGCGGACTCCACCGCCCCCGCCCGCCCGACGGCGCCTCGGCCCCCCGCCGCCGCGACTCGCGACGTTCCCGCGGCGACGGTGCCGGCTACCGCCGCGCCGGCAACTTCCGATCCGGCAGCTTCCGACCCGGGCGGCGATACCACCGCCACCGTGGCCCACCTCAAGGAGGCTCCCCTGCCCGGCGGTGGCACCTTGCGCCTCGACGGCATCGCCTGGTCTGAAGTCCAGCCGGCAGCGGTCCTCAACGGCCAGATCATCGGCCTCGGTGAGAGCATCTCCGGCTTCCGCGTCGTCGCCATCGAGCGCGACCGGGTCAAGATCGAAGACGACGGTCTCGAGCTGGTGATCCGCCTCAAGTAGGGGTCACTGCGAACCGCCAGACGGACCGCCGAACAGGGGCCTCAGTCCGGAAAGGCCGGTCGGCTCTCGTACCAACGCTTGGGCCGCAGCAGACGAAAATCGCGCTCTTTGTCGTCGAGCTCGAGGCCCGCCGACAGTCCCCGCAGCTTGA from Acidobacteriota bacterium carries:
- a CDS encoding AAA family ATPase; translated protein: MYNEFYGFREAPFNITPDPRFLFFSDRHREAYNHLLFGIRERKGFIQLTGEVGAGKTTLCRALLEELGPSFRTALVLNPVMTSNQLLRTILRELGMPVGRIDRVACLEALNSFLLEQVASGHDVVLIIDEAQDLSRELLEQIRLLSNLETDQRKLLQIVLIGQPELREVLDDRRLRQLRQRITVRYHLSPLNLEETGEYIRYRVHIAGGNSRATFSRWALRRVHRYSRGIPRLINAVCDKTLLCGYVTGQDHLRWRHVGRAVRELEGKPS